A stretch of the Paramormyrops kingsleyae isolate MSU_618 chromosome 16, PKINGS_0.4, whole genome shotgun sequence genome encodes the following:
- the cxcr1 gene encoding C-X-C chemokine receptor type 1, which yields MDEINKSFSVPFQEYYNDSYYDEENFTANLSHAVCKVTGIAPEVNVFMCVFYVLIFLLAIPGNALVVLVIVSARQALTPSDMYLFNLSLADGLLALTLPLWATSMTRGWVFGDVMCKLTNMAQELSFYCSIFFLACISVDRYRVIVHAMEARKEHWVMLSRLVCAGVWSAGAILSISSAANAGTFESPDTKLQVCAEGFQQMARLLRHTVGFLLPLAIMLSCYSVTVVRLLQTRSFRKQRAMRVILAVVAAFLLCWAPHHVTVMVDTLMHIGQMQFSCSARQSMDTALFVTQSMALLHSCINPVLYAFVGEKFRRNLQQLFHRWGTLERTSSLRFSRSTSQTSEAAAFM from the exons ATGGATG AGATAAACAAATCTTTCAGTGTCCCATTCCAAGAGTATTACAATGACTCCTACTACGACGAAGAGAACTTCACGGCCAATCTGAGCCATGCCGTCTGTAAGGTCACGGGCATCGCGCCGGAAGTGAACGTATTCATGTGCGTTTTCTACGTGCTGATTTTCCTGCTAGCTATCCCAGGGAACGCCCTCGTCGTGCTGGTCATCGTCTCTGCCAGGCAGGCACTGACACCCTCTGATATGTACCTGTTTAACCTCTCGCTGGCCGACGGGCTCCTGGCGCTGACCCTGCCTCTGTGGGCGACGTCAATGACGCGGGGTTGGGTCTTCGGTGACGTCATGTGCAAGCTGACCAACATGGCCCAAGAGCTCAGCTTCTATTGCAGCATCTTCTTTCTGGCTTGCATCAGCGTGGACCGCTACCGCGTCATTGTACACGCCATGGAGGCGAGGAAGGAGCACTGGGTTATGCTCAGCCGGCTCGTGTGTGCTGGCGTCTGGTCCGCCGGGGCCATCCTGTCTATCTCTTCGGCGGCCAACGCTGGCACCTTCGAGTCACCTGACACGAAGCTGCAGGTGTGTGCCGAAGGCTTCCAGCAGATGGCGCGATTGCTGCGGCACACGGTGGGGTTCCTGCTGCCACTGGCCATCATGCTGAGCTGTTACAGCGTGACGGTGGTGAGGCTCCTGCAGACTCGCAGCTTTCGGAAGCAGCGGGCCATGCGTGTCATCCTGGCGGTGGTGGCCGCCTTTCTGCTGTGCTGGGCCCCGCACCACGTGACGGTGATGGTCGACACGCTGATGCACATTGGTCAGATGCAGTTCAGTTGCAGCGCCCGGCAATCCATGGACACGGCGCTGTTCGTCACCCAGAGCATGGCGCTGCTGCACAGCTGCATCAACCCCGTGCTGTATGCCTTTGTCGGGGAGAAGTTCCGGAGAAACCTGCAGCAGCTGTTCCACAGATGGGGCACACTGGAGCGCACCTCCTCCCTCAGATTTAGCAGGTCCACCTCCCAGACCTCAGAAGCTGCCGCCTTCATGTAA
- the cxcr2 gene encoding C-X-C chemokine receptor type 1 codes for MTGMVVMEFNTSDENDTYYYLDGAAPCHNNNMDLNSTGLAVTYIIVVLVSLLGNSLVIYVICCMERRKTSTDVYLMNLALADLLFSLTLPLWAVYVHSEWIFGTTLCRLASGLQETTFYGGVLLLGSISVDRYLAIVKATQVIVHKRHLVSAVCALVWLVAGMLALPVCIHKEAFQPSGSPRYVCHDNVTGKKMEQWQLSMRLLRYIVGFFIPLMVMIFCYGSTSCTLYRSRNSQKHKAMRVILSVVLAFVLCWLPYNIAVLVDILMRGNLLDESCDLRQQVAFSLMVTEILAFSHCAVNPVLYAFIGQKFRDELLTTLFKHGLINKKVLSTYRKNSVYSFSGNTSITR; via the coding sequence ATGACAGGTATGGTCGTCATGGAATTTAACACATCGGATGAAAATGACACTTACTACTATCTCGATGGAGCGGCACCCTGCCACAACAACAATATGGATTTGAACAGTACAGGCTTGGCCGTCACCTACATCATAGTGGTCCTTGTCAGTCTGCTGGGGAACAGCCTTGTCATCTATGTGATATGCTGTATGGAGAGAAGGAAGACCTCCACAGATGTGTACCTGATGAACCTGGCCCTGGCTGACCTCCTCTTCTCCCTGACCCTCCCCCTGTGGGCCGTCTACGTTCACTCCGAGTGGATCTTCGGCACCACGCTTTGCAGACTTGCATCTGGCTTGCAGGAGACGACCTTCTACGGCGGCGTCCTGCTGCTGGGCAGCATCAGCGTTGACCGCTACCTGGCCATCGTGAAAGCCACGCAGGTGATCGTGCACAAGCGCCACCTAGTGAGTGCAGTGTGTGCCCTCGTGTGGCTGGTGGCGGGGATGCTCGCTCTGCCGGTCTGCATCCATAAGGAGGCCTTCCAGCCCTCTGGCTCACCCAGGTATGTGTGCCATGACAACGTGACGGGCAAgaaaatggagcaatggcagcTGAGCATGAGGCTCCTACGCTATATTGTGGGTTTCTTCATCCCACTGATGGTCATGATTTTTTGCTATGGCAGCACTTCCTGCACGCTTTACCGATCACGCAACAGTCAGAAGCACAAGGCCATGAGAGTAATCCTGTCCGTGGTGCTGGCCTTCGTACTCTGCTGGCTCCCCTACAATATCGCCGTCCTCGTCGATATCCTGATGCGAGGAAACCTGCTCGACGAATCCTGTGATCTCAGGCAACAAGTGGCATTTAGCCTCATGGTGACGGAGATCCTGGCCTTCTCGCACTGTGCTGTCAACCCCGTCCTGTATGCCTTCATCGGGCAGAAGTTCCGTGACGAGCTTCTCACTACGCTCTTCAAGCACGGGCTCATTAACAAGAAGGTCCTGTCCACCTACAGGAAGAACTCAGTATACTCTTTCTCTGGGAACACTTCTATCACCCGATAA